A stretch of the Vicia villosa cultivar HV-30 ecotype Madison, WI unplaced genomic scaffold, Vvil1.0 ctg.000283F_1_1, whole genome shotgun sequence genome encodes the following:
- the LOC131626378 gene encoding DNA-directed RNA polymerase I subunit rpa49-like: MEHSPKSTKKAKHKKKVDTEPPPEPVREPVQVKVEVVRSDPEKMPPFVGYFPSGFDPVKQSSGSAGAGIQVYRNQFMNKRTELVVSPADSSVEFVGTSYAGEATGQRGMYALGVFDKESQTLKVVSIGANKIFRLEPRVKGLEYKEPLPSGTPVEEMTQDEWTAKRRLTDATFGTKRHIEMNLKFAEIRRDEEPEAKKNLDEKMKNVEVKEIALANTDAHIARHIPPYDTSATTPREAYVLDKIILSLEWNHLQDIYYLLPKGEEADFSGYPTFIRNRIDKVKKIEDESEKKKLCCILSFINYLVKFKDQHTMDGVSSSKNYKIPPILNNRFSTLFEVSETRRLPPEKINLLVSYVLVLTLFTDEFHTDYKDIAKDLRMTIPPVRQLFEHLGCKFLKEKGIFHATLPMPLTFPRINSKRKKRN; the protein is encoded by the exons ATGGAACACTCTCCAAAATCCACGAAGAAAGCAAAACACAAGAAGAAGGTGGATACTGAACCGCCGCCTGAACCGGTTCGTGAACCGGTTCAGGTTAAGGTTGAAGTTGTCCGTTCGGATCCAGAGAAAATGCCGCCGTTTGTTGGTTATTTTCCGTCTGGATTTGATCCGGTTAAGCAATCTTCCGGTTCCGCCGGTGCCGGTATCCAAGTTTATCGAAACCAGTTTATGAATAAGAGGACTGAGCTTGTTGTTAGTCCTGCTGATTCCTCCGTTGAATTCGTCGGAACGAGTTACGCCGGCGAGGCCACGGGACAGCGAGGAATGTATGCACTTGGTGTATTTGATAAGGAATCTCAGACGCTTAAGGTTGTGAGTATTGGCGCTAATAAG ATATTTAGATTGGAACCACGAGTTAAAGGTTTGGAATATAAGGAGCCGCTTCCGAGTGGGACTCCGGTGGAAGAGATGACTCAGGATGAGTGGACAGCCAAGAGGAGATTGACTGATGCTACTTTTGGAACTAAGCGACATATTGAGATG AATCTTAAGTTTGCTGAAATCAGAAGAGATGAAGAACCTGAAGCTAAAAAGAACCTGGATGAGAAAATGAAAAATGTTGAAGTAAAAGAAATTGCTCTTGCAAACACAGATGCTCACATCGCTCGCCATATACCACCATATGATACTTCTGCAACGACACCTCGGGAGGCTTATGTGTTGGATAAAATCATCCTTTCACTAGAATGGAATCACCTTCAAGACATTTATTATCTCTTGCCAAAGGGAGAAGAAGCAGACTTCAGTGGTTACCCAACTTTTATTCGCAACAGGATAGACAAAGTAAAGAAGATTGAG GACGAGTCTGAAAAGAAAAAGCTTTGTTGCATACTTTCATTCATCAACTATCTTGTCAAGTTCAAAGATCAGCACACTATGGATGGTGTTTCCTCTTCAAAGAATTACAAAATTCCTCCCATTCTGAACAATAGATTTTCGACCTTGTTTGAAGTTTCCGAAACAAGAAGGCTGCCACCTGAAAAGATTAATCTTCTCGTTTCTTACGTTTTGGTGCTCACACTTTTCACCGATGAATTCCACACTGACTACAAAGACATAGCAAAGGATCTGAGGATGACTATCCCTCCGGTGAGACAACTGTTTGAGCATTTGGGTTGCAAATTTTTAAAGGAGAAAGGGATTTTCCATGCCACACTTCCTATGCCTCTTACGTTTCCCCGGATTAATAGTAAGAGGAAGAAAAGAAATTGA